One Setaria viridis chromosome 3, Setaria_viridis_v4.0, whole genome shotgun sequence DNA window includes the following coding sequences:
- the LOC117851013 gene encoding probable glycerol-3-phosphate dehydrogenase [NAD(+)] 3, cytosolic, translated as MVGSYANGGGADAAAALAAEEKLDELRRLLGKSDGDPLRVVGVGAGAWGSVFCALLQDAYGRHRDRVQVRVWRRAGRAVDRADAERLFEVINAREGVLRRLIRRCAYLKYVEARLGDRTLTADEILRDGFCLNMLDTPLCPLKVVTNLQEAVWDADIVVNGLPSTETREVFGEIGRYWKERITQPLIISLAKGIEASLDPVPRIITPTQMISNATGVPLENILYLGGPNIASEIYNKEYANARICGAEKWRKPLAKFLRQPHFIVWDNSDLITHEVMGGLKNVYAIGAGMVAALTKESATSKSVYFSLCTSEMIYITHLLAREPEKLAGPLLADTYVTLLKGRNAWYGQKLANGELTLEMGDSIKGKGTIQGVSAVNAFYELLSQGSLCVMHPETKKPVAPVELCPILKTLYKILIKRELGTDSILQAIRDESMYDPRERIEMAQRQSLYRPSLLGLPKGDAKA; from the exons ATGGTGGGGAGCTACGCGAACGGCGGCGGGgctgatgcggcggcggcgctggcggcggaggagaagctGGACGAGCTGCGGCGGCTGCTGGGCAAGTCCGACGGCGACCCGCTGCGGGTCGTCGGGGTGGGCGCGGGGGCGTGGGGGAGCGTGTTCTGCGCGCTGCTGCAGGACGCGTACGGCCGGCACCGGGACCGGGTGCAGGTGCGGGTGTGGCGCCGGGCGGGGCGCGCCGTCGaccgcgccgacgccgagcgCCTCTTCGAGGTCATCAACGCCCGCGAGGGCGTGCTGCGACGCCTCATCCGCCGCTGCGCCTACCTCAAGTACGTCGAGGCGCGCCTCGGGGACCGCACGCTCACCGCCGACGAGATCCTCCGCGACGGATTCTGCCTCAACATGCTCGACACGCCGCTCTGCCCGCTCAAGGTCGTCACCAACCTGCAGGAGGCCGTCTGGGACGCCGACATCGTCGTCAACGGCCTGCCATCCACGGAGACCAGGGAGGTGTTCGGGGAGATCGGGAGGTACTGGAAGGAGCGGATCACCCAGCCGCTCATCATCTCGCTGGCAAAGGGGATCGAGGCGTCGCTCGACCCTGTGCCCCGGATCATAACACCCACGCAGATGATCAGCAATGCAA CTGGAGTGCCTTTGGAGAATATTCTATATCTTGGAGGCCCAAACATTGCTTCTGAGATTTATAACAAAGAATATGCTAATGCTCGCATATGTGGAGCTGAAAAGTGGAGGAAACctcttgcaaaatttttgaGGCAGCCCCATTTTATTGTATGGGACAATAGTGATCTCATTACTCATGAAGTCATGGGTGGCTTAAAAAACGTATATGCCATTGGTGCTG GTATGGTGGCAGCACTTACCAAAGAGAGTGCAACCAGCAAATCAGTGTACTTTTCACTTTGCACTTCTGAAATGATATACATCACCCATCTTCTAGCGCGAGAGCCTGAGAAACTTGCAGGACCCTTGTTAGCTGATACATACGTCACACTGCTGAAAGGTCGTAATGCATGGTACGGGCAGAAGTTGGCTAACGGAGAGCTGACTCTAGAAATGGGGGACAGCATCAAAGGCAAAGGGACTATCCAG GGTGTTTCCGCAGTCAATGCATTCTATGAGCTCCTGAGCCAGGGAAGCCTATGTGTGATGCATCCAGAAACCAAGAAGCCTGTTGCTCCTGTTGAGCTGTGTCCAATACTCAAAACACTTTACAAAATTTTAATCAAGAG GGAGCTTGGGACCGATTCTATTCTTCAGGCAATACGAGATGAATCAATGTATGATCCACGGGAAAGAATTGAGATGGCACAGCGTCAGTCCCTCTACCGGCCATCTCTTCTTGGCCTACCTAAAGGAGACGCCAAGGCTTAG
- the LOC117849959 gene encoding probable calcium-transporting ATPase 6, plasma membrane-type, with the protein MEAGRSWSIDSFLNEHFDIPAKNPPGEARLRWRRAVGLVVRNRRRRFRMFSSLHPVDDAQRRKILGKVQVVINVHRAALQFIDGVRRYPLSNELIKEGFCISPDELAAITGMREDPAIFKTHGGMNGICRKIKASLEDGINETEIETRQKLYGTNKHAEKPPRSFWMFVWDALHDLTLIILMVCAVVSLVVGLATEGWPMGIYDGLGIILSILLVVLVTASSDYKQSRKFMELDREKQKIYARVTRDRQTKKVLIHDLVVGDILHLSIGDVVPADGLFVSGYCLVVDESSLSGESEPVHVSEEKPFLHAGSKVQDGTAKMLVTAVGMRTEWGKIMDTLNDDGVDETPLQVKLNGVATIIGQIGLVFAILTFLVLLVRLLIDKGMHVGLLNWSANDALTIVNYFAIAVTIIVVAVPEGLPLAVTLSLAFAMKKLMNDKALVRHLAACETMGSATCICTDKTGTLTTNHMIVDKVWISEVSKSVNGATNINKLKAAISESVMEILIQGLFVNTGSEVVKGDDGKRNILGTPTEAALLEFGLSLQGDLYDEYNKLARVRVEPFNSVKKKMSVLIQLPNGGLRSFCKGASEIILEQCDTVFNSEGNIIPLSEIQKQNVLDIINSFASEALRTLCIAFKDLNEISDDQTIPEEGYTLIALFGIKDPVRPGVRDAVMTCMAAGIKVRMVTGDNVNTAKAIAKECGILTEDGIAIEGRELHDKSTDELKELLPKIQVMARSLPMDKYKLVTSLKSMYQEVVAVTGDGTNDAPALCESDIGLAMGIAGTEVAKENADVIIMDDNFSTIVNVARWGRAVYLNIQKFVQFQLTVNVVALIVNFVSACIIGTAPLTAVQLLWVNMIMDTLGALALATEPPNDEMMKRPPVRRGHSFITRVMWRNILGQALYQLLVLGTLMFAGKRLLNIEGPHADRTTNTLVFNSFVFCQVFNEINSREMEKINVFRGIFKNWIFIGVLSATVLFQVIIVEFLGTFANTVPLSWELWLLSAILGSVSMIVAVILKCIPVESRETGNKPHGYELIPEEPETV; encoded by the exons ATGGAGGCGGGCCGGAGCTGGAGCATCGACAGCTTCCTCAACGAGCACTTCGACATCCCCGCCAAGAACCCGCCCGGCGAGGCCCGCCTCCGATGGCGCCGCGCCGTCGGCCTCGTCgtccgcaaccgccgccgccgcttccgcatGTTCTCCAGCCTCCACCCCGTCGACGACGCCCAGCGCCGCAAGATCCTG GGAAAAGTTCAGGTTGTAATTAATGTGCACAGAGCAGCGCTTCAATTCATCGATG GTGTAAGACGGTACCCCCTATCCAACGAGCTTATCAAAGAGGGATTTTGTATCAGCCCAGATGAACTGGCAGCAATTACCGGCATGCGTGAGGATCCTGCAATCTTCAAGACGCATGGTGGAATGAATGGAATATGTAGGAAAATCAAAGCCTCATTGGAAGATGGTATCAACGAAACTGAAATAGAAACCAGGCAAAAACTGTACGGCACTAACAAGCATGCTGAGAAGCCTCCAAGAAGCTTCTGGATGTTTGTCTGGGATGCATTGCATGACTTGACGCTGATTATTCTAATGGTTTGTGCTGTTGTTTCTCTAGTGGTTGGCCTTGCCACCGAGGGGTGGCCAATGGGTATCTATGATGGCCTTGGCATAATACTCAGTATTTTGTTGGTGGTACTGGTTACAGCATCCAGTGACTACAAGCAGTCACGGAAGTTCATGGAGCTGGACCGTGAGAAACAGAAGATATATGCCCGTGTCACCAGAGATAGGCAAACCAAGAAGGTATTGATTCATGATTTGGTTGTTGGTGACATCTTGCATCTTTCAATAGGTGATGTTGTTCCTGCAGATGGCTTGTTCGTCTCTGGATACTGCTTAGTGGTAGATGAATCTAGCTTGTCAGGTGAGAGTGAACCAGTCCATGTTTCTGAAGAAAAGCCGTTTCTTCATGCTGGGAGTAAAGTGCAAGATGGAACAGCCAAGATGCTTGTTACTGCCGTTGGTATGCGTACTGAATGGGGCAAAATCATGGATACTCTTAATGACGATGGGGTTGATGAAACTCCTTTGCAAGTTAAGCTTAATGGTGTGGCCACAATAATAGGACAGATCGGGCTGGTGTTTGCTATTCTCACATTTCTGGTACTTCTAGTGAGGTTACTGATTGACAAGGGAATGCATGTTGGATTATTGAATTGGTCAGCAAATGATGCACTGACAATAGTTAACTACTTTGCTATTGCAGTGACAATCATTGTGGTCGCAGTTCCTGAGGGTCTACCACTGGCTGTGACTCTTAGTCTAGCGTTTGCCATGAAAAAGCTGATGAATGACAAAGCACTAGTGAGGCATCTTGCAGCATGTGAAACCATGGGTTCAGCAACTTGTATTTGCACTGATAAGACAGGAACTCTGACGACCAACCACATGATTGTTGATAAGGTTTGGATCAGTGAGGTATCTAAGTCTGTCAATGGTGCTACAAATATTAATAAGCTAAAGGCTGCAATTTCAGAAAGTGTTATGGAAATACTTATACAAGGACTATTTGTGAACACTGGTTCTGAGGTGGTGAAGGGAGATGATGGCAAAAGAAATATCCTGGGCACACCAACTGAAGCAGCATTGTTGGAGTTTGGCTTGAGCTTGCAAGGAGATCTATACGATGAGTACAACAAGTTGGCAAGAGTAAGAGTAGAACCTTTCAATTCAGTTAAAAAAAAGATGTCTGTTTTAATACAGTTACCTAACGGTGGCCTCCGGTCCTTCTGTAAAGGCGCATCAGAAATTATTTTAGAGCAGTGTGATACTGTCTTCAATAGTGAAGGAAATATAATACCGCTATCAGAAATACAGAAGCAAAATGTTTTAGATATaatcaattcatttgcttctgAGGCATTAAGAACACTTTGCATCGCGTTTAAGGATCTGAATGAAATTTCTGACGATCAAACTATACCAGAGGAGGGCTACACACTAATAGCACTTTTTGGTATAAAGGATCCAGTCCGTCCTGGTGTCAGGGATGCAGTAATGACCTGCATGGCTGCTGGTATTAAAGTAAGAATGGTGACTGGAGACAACGTCAACACTGCTAAAGCTATTGCCAAGGAATGTGGAATACTAACTGAGGATGGAATTGCGATAGAAGGACGAGAGCTTCACGATAAGAGCACAGATGAGCTGAAGGAGCTCCTGCCTAAAATTCAG GTAATGGCCCGCTCCTTACCAATGGACAAATATAAATTGGTAACAAGCTTAAAAAGTATGTATCAAGAGGTGGTAGCAGTTACTGGTGATGGAACCAATGATGCCCCTGCATTGTGTGAGTCAGACATTGGTCTGGCCATGGGCATTGCCGGCACTGAG GTTGCAAAAGAGAATGCCGATGTTATAATTATGGATGACAACTTCAGTACCATTGTAAATGTTGCTAGATGGGGTCGAGCGGTTTACTTGAACATTCAGAAGTTTGTGCAGTTCCAGCTTACGGTTAATGTAGTGGCTCTGATAGTGAATTTCGTCTCAGCGTGTATCATAG GTACTGCACCACTTACTGCCGTCCAGTTGCTATGGGTGAACATGATCATGGATACATTAGGCGCCTTGGCCTTAGCCACAGAGCCACCTAATGATGAAATGATGAAGAGACCACCTGTGAGACGGGGACATAGTTTTATCACTCGGGTCATGTGGAGGAATATTCTTGGGCAAGCTTTATATCAGCTCCTTGTACTTGGTACTCTCATGTTTGCTGGAAAGAGGCTTCTTAACATTGAAGGCCCGCATGCTGATAGAACCACCAATACCCTCGTATTCAACTCTTTCGTATTTTGTCAG GTCTTCAACGAAATAAACAGTAGGGAAATGGAAAAGATCAACGTGTTCAGAGGGATATTCAAAAACTGGATATTTATCGGTGTATTATCAGCCACTGTCTTATTCCAAGTGATCATAGTAGAGTTTCTTGGCACTTTTGCAAACACCGTGCCTCTGAGTTGGGAGCTCTGGTTGCTCAGTGCAATTCTTGGCTCAGTTAGCATGATCGTCGCGGTGATTCTCAAGTGCATCCCTGTGGAATCTAGGGAAACAGGCAATAAGCCCCATGGTTACGAGTTGATTCCTGAAGAACCAGAAACTGTGTAG